DNA sequence from the Falco peregrinus isolate bFalPer1 chromosome 1, bFalPer1.pri, whole genome shotgun sequence genome:
TCTGCTGGACTAAAGTCAGGCTGGGACCTTGCCTGGTCTGGATTAAAGGGTGTCGTGCTAGTGTGCATTAATTGACTTGTAAGCTTCCGTAGACAGCCCATGCGTCTGCAAAACAGGTTAAGCTGAAACCTCCAGAGGAGTAAGTGGTGAAATAAAACCTGTGCCTGGAGTCCTTGCAGCCCTTATTTCCAGCGTGGCCGTTCTGCTGGTGCTCCCCGTTTGTtacagccctgcctggctggggagtTGTACTTCAACAAGCAGCATCTAAAACCTACTTGTCTGAGATCCCTCAGCCCAGGGTGATTCATAAACTAGTGCAACCTGTTGCGTAGGGAGTGCCTGCTATCGCGGAGATGTGTGAAGTTACTCATTAACTGTACTGTACGAGGCTTGTTCAGCAGAAGGCTGCGCTAAAGCCTCAGGAACGGCTCCAGAGTTACAGACCAGCCAAATGACTTTCCTGCAGCACAGGTACTTGCTCGGCCCCTGCACGCCTCCGTTGGTAACTCTCACCTTGTCACAGTCTCAATTGCTTCTCACCCCATTaaccacaaaattaaaatgaccAATATGGAGACATGAgttgctggggagggagggagaaaaagccacatttaaattctttttttaacccaCACCCAGCTATCTGGTTGCCGGGCTGTTCTCGTAGTAGGATTTCTGAGTTCAAAAAGTACCTTGTTTCTCTAGTagctggggagggaagcagTCCGGAGGTCAAACTCTGGCTAtcaaagaaggatttctttatGGAAGGCAGTGTGtataaaaaagaagataaaaatagcTTCGTGCATTGCAGGTGAAGGAAGAAAGGCATTCTcggcagaggtgcagagagcCTTTTTTAAACAATCAAACTATTTGATGGAAGTGACTGGGAGATGCTGTGAGTACAGGTGAACGCAGTTGTTATGGCAGCAGCATTAAAACCTCCAGAAGTAGTTGGTGTCACACACCCAGCTCAATTTTCCTGGGCGTTTCACTTTTTCAGAGCAACCCTTGGCATTTTAGCTTGCTGGTGCAGATGTCCTGGGTGGCAGCTGACATAGCAGGACCAGTTGTACcaggaatttaattttgtgaGGTGAGGCTCTCCTATGCTTTGTGGATCCTCGCTTGCTTTGTGGTACATGTGAGGGTTGGGAGGTGGTCCTGGGTGCCCAGCAACATTCTGACTGTGGGGAATGAGTCCATGTCCTGCTTTGAGTCCCTGGAAATCAGGAATAACTTGCTGTAGGTAAGCAGTAGTAATCTGCAGAAAGGGCTCCTGTGTGGAGAGCGTGTTGTGGTTCTTCAGGTGTACTCCTGGCTGAACAGGAGGTTACTTCTGCCCACAAATCTTGCCTTGCTGATAGTCATCTCCTTGGTTATTCAAATCCACTGTCAGCCAAGGGCACGCCTGTGGCATGTGTTTTACCCCATCTGGTTCCCAGTTAACGAGCGGATGGAAGGCAGGCAGTAGATAATGTATAAGCTCGTGATGAGCCATGTACGATGCTgatttggttttgctctgtcTCCTTTCAGGATCCCTCTGTGACACAGCTCACAAACACGAGCCAAAGTGGCTTGGATGAATTCAACCCCTTTTCTGAGAACTCCCAGCTGGTACGTGCCACGTGTCTTTGCACTAGgtattttggtggtggttttagTGGTGTAGAAGGTCCCTTGGTAGGAGcagattgaaaaaaataagagcGAGGCTTTTGCAGCCGATTTCCTCACGGACGGTGTAGCTCATTGCGTGTGTGGCAAGCTGCGAGCCACCGCTGCTGCGCCTAAGCACTAATAAACTCCCAGCTGGAGCTCTCCACTCGTGTGGAACAGCTTCTCTCAAACTCACTGCTGGCTCGCAGTAAAGCTATATGAAGTGTGAAGGGGAAGATGTTTTGTGGCAGGACACATCAATATTTATTTGGTCTCTGGGTTGGGAGCTGAGGTGCTGTGGCGATACCATTGATGGATCGCTGCAAGAACTTCATTCTTATTTCCTGGCTGCTGCGTGTGTGAGATGGGAAAAGGAGAACAGGAAACCAGGGTAAAGCAATATTTGTGGTTTAAACAACTGATGGAAATccctttttgtttctcctttgcctAACAGCCATAATCCTCAAGTGCTGTGCCCCCAGTGCATTAAGGAGCTAACAAACTTGTGAAAATGTAGAGTTGCTTCCTGCTAGTGGTTTCTGGTTTAGTAGCGCTAAAACTTGAACTATCCTTTGCTAAAAGAAGCGATATGTAATGTTTTTGCCTCGTTGCTTGTCATTTATTTGCAGACAAATGCGGCACGGACGACGCCAGCTGTGCAGCCTTCTGGCCACTCACAACCTGCTGTTCTGCAGACGTCCGTGGAGCCCACTCCCCAGGTATGGCAGCCCctcactgctgccttcccaggagctgggctAGAGAGTGTGAAGGGCTCCTGTGGCCTCTGGAGGCTTGTGGGAGTAGGAAGGGAACAGGATTCTCTTGGATGTGTTGGATGTGGAAAGCTGCAGGTGATCTTTCAAACTTGGATTTGTACCTGCCTGCTGAAGCAGATCTCTATAGGGAGTACATAGATGCATACGTTCTTCTTAGGCCTTTTTCCCTGTCCCCCTGGTGGCGGAGCTCACTTTGCCTTGTAGTCTGTTTGCTCTGGCTTTCCCTCTGCAAACACTGAAATGTATCCTGCTAATGCTTTTAGCTTAGTTCTGGTGACTGCTCAGACGTGCTCTGTTCCAGGAGTGTAAATGCAGTCTAGCTATAtattgcagctgctgcttggaCTGGCTGGCAAGTACTCGGCTGCCAGAAGCATCTCATCCAAAGAGCAGAAAAGCCAAGGCTGCTAGGAGAAAGGATCGGTTCTCAGACTAGCAAGCAGGCAGAAGAGATGCTTAAGAGGTGTGGTAGGCATCTGTCTTGCCTTTCCTTTGAACGTCCTCTCCtagctgggaagggaaggtaAGCTCAGGAGTCTCGCCAACCGCTCTGTTGCGAGGTGCCTAGAGGAGCGAGGTGAACTGGGAGGTAGAAGAAACTGCAAGAAAAGCATAGCTTTGCTGAAAGGAAAGGGCATAGAGGATGGGCAGCAGGCTGGATAGCCTCCTGAGGGCTCTTCCAGCCCTATCTTCCCATGGGATAAGAGAGGAATGTCTGGGTGGAGTTCTGCATTGATCTTGATTTCATCCTCCAGCAGGTAAGGCAGAAAGCCTCAAGACATTTCAGCTCAGCCACAGGTGTTCAGCTTTCAAATTGTCCTTAACCCTTGCTGTTGAATTGCCTTTGCTTCCATTCCAGTTTGGCACCTGCTGTGTTTGCTGGTGGTGTTGCTGGTGCCTCAGTGAGAGAAGGATTtacctttttctccccctgctctAGGCTGTGGCTGcggcagcacaggctgggcttcttcagcagcaggcagaattagagaggaaggcagctgagttggagaagaaggaaagggaattgCAGAGTAATGCAGCCAGCATTAATCGTAAGTACTGCTTCCTGCAGTGAGCGTGATGCCCAGGGAAGCCTGGGTCGCTTGGTTTGTCAGGATTTGCTGAAGGCTCAGCCTGTCTGAGTGTATGCAGCTTTTTTAGAAGCCATGTGTCTTTCCTCTAGTCCTTCACAGCTGTGGCAACCCTCTTGGGACTGTACCTGTCATCCCATAACTTACAAGATAGGAAATGAGCTCAGAGATGAGGTTCTGGAGACCACCTCTGGTGGGTCTCTGCCTCGAGCGTGCTCTCAGCATCTGCATTTGGCTACATTAAGTTCTTCAAACACCAATTTTGTATCGGTGCCTGAGCTGATGTGTGATGCTGCCACACTGAAGCTTTTCACTGGGAGCAATAAAGCGTTTTTCCAGTGTTGAGGCTCTCTTAACCACTGCAAAACAGTGTTATCCTCTAATCTTGGTTTGAGATGGCTGGATCTGGACTCGTAGTGCCGAGTGGCAATGGTTGTGACAGCCCTTGGGCCATTGCAGGGGAGTCCTGCCTCCCACggattttttttacacatcCCTGCTGTGCCACCTGCTCTTATCAAGACCTAGCCTCTTCCAAGCTGTTAATGTCAGTGTATATGAATGGCTACTTGCAAACTGTGGCATGCAAATTAGTCTTTTAATGAGAGAAGACCAAGTGAAGAACtgctcctttctgttttccacagcAAGGCAAAACAACTGGCCACCTCTTCCCAAGAAGTGTCCGATCAAGCCGTGTTTTTATCAGGATTTTTCTGCAGACATCCCAGCTGACTACCAGCGGATATGCAAGATGCTGTATTACTTGTGGATGCGTAAGTAATGGCTTgaactgcaattaaaaattcTTCCTAAGAAGATTCTGTATCAAATGCTGAGCTTTGCCCTACAGTAAATTCTGTGGGTGTTGTCTGCAAGGGTAAAGTAATGTCTCCCTTTTTTGTGAAGGCAAATGTAAAGGACTCAAAGTTTATGCTTTGGGAATAGCTTGTTCATGACAGAATTTTGGTTTTGCGCAATGGAGAGACTTTAACAACTCTCCTGAGACTCTGAAAAACAGTGGATAGCACAGTTCAGAGACTGGGTGAAAAACAGTCTCAACTGTATTTGGCAGTTTTGGTGCTCTGAAAAGATTTAAGATTTGGTTGTAAGCAGCAGGATCAGATGAGGTTCTCTAGGTTaagctctgttttcctttcaagcaAGGCAAGGAAATTAGATGGCCTAAAGTCTCCTTAATTTCTGTGGAGTTCCAGGTGTTCAGCGAGAGATTAGGGATGCGTCCGAGTTTTCCAAGAacttactgatatttttttctctctcccatcctGCACAGTGCATTCGATTACCCTGCTCCTAAACCTGCTTGCTTGCCTGGCATGGTTCACAGTCGAGTCAGAAAGGGGAGTAGACTTTGGTCTCTCGATCCTGTGGTTTGTTTTATTCACACCTTGTGCCTTTCTCTGCTGGTACCGACCAATTTACAAGGCTTTCAGGCAAGTACTAGCTTTTTCTGTAACAGGGGTGTGTCCTCTAGTGCGTGGAGTTTTGGTTTTATCTGTTCCAATCGTACATTGCCTGCAGGActtttccagctctttgctTCATTAAATAGATCAAAGCCACTTGTTCCTAAACATACTAGAAGTCGCTGAGGGAGCTTAATTGTGGTGGTCCTTTTTCATCTTGAAATCTAAGCCTAGCCAATCACAGGGTCCTgctttattattaatttctgaGAAACTGTTTGGTACATTTGTGTGTTGAGCACAGTGCATTTGGCTGCCTCTGGCCCATCTTGCACTGGGCAGAGCTCTGGTTTAGTGATACGAAGTGGACACGTAAGTTGTGTTGCTGTGTAAGTTCCTCCTGAAATTGCTTCTCCTTAGCAGCTTTCCCCGGGAGAAGGGAGTTCACTGAAACAGTTTCCCTCCCTGTAGAGAAGGGAGTCTGTGCAGAGATCACGTCCCTGGGTTTCACTCTTGCTGCTGTCTCTCCTGCAGGTCTGACAGCTCCTTCAGCTTCTTCgtcttctttttcatcttcttttgcCAAATAGCAATCTACATCATCCAGGCTGTCGGCATTCCTGGCTGGGGAGACAGGTAAGCTTGGTTTCACACGCTGCTGTGTCACAGCCCTGCATGGATGCTTTTTCTCACCAGGTCTGTGACTGTCAGAAGCTTTGGGGTCCGTTTCTGACAGctgtctcttctttctcccaTGGGTTTCCTCCCTCGCCCGACACACAGTCTGGCAGGTCCCAGCTGGGCTGCCTCTCTCCTCCACTCATCCCATCCTAGCCCCAGCGAAGGCACGTACTTTTTCTGCTTGGGGCCAGTGCAGAAAGGAGTATGTGAAACCTTCCAtgcctcctctgctgccttccacatCACTTATTACATATAATACTTACCCCTTTTGATGCTGAACCTTGCTGACCGCATCTGCCTTGTGTTAAAATGGAGCTttccctggcaggggctgtagTGTGTGGAGGGGAGGGCTCTCTGACCTGGAGTCTGGGTATGGTACCTGCTGTTAGCAGCTTGATTCTGTCCCCAAACTCTTACTGAATTTCTTGAGTGTGTTGGTGGTGGGCTGTGCTTCAAAAATATAAGCAGAGAGGGTTTTACCCTCACCCTTTCTGGATGGTGTTGTACAGAAGGGGGAGTCTGGGCTTCTGGCGTGGCTCCAACAATCCTCTTGCCAGCAGTGCCTCGCTGCAGTGAGGGCACAGCCTTGCTGTTCGCCTTGCTGCCTTGGCTGTGGGTCAGATTCCAGAGTTTCTGTGAACAGCGAAAAGGTTAACATCTAGTGTGTTTTCTCCTGAGGGGGAGCCTTCAGGTGATGAACACAATGAAACTGCTGTCTATTTTTGCCCGCTGCCTGCAGAAGGGCTCATGGGCAAAGCTGTCCACGTGCTCCCTCCCCTGctagctgctgctgcctgagtCATGGGGGACTGGGAGGGGGCACTCTGTTTTTAAGCTGACTTGGAGAGCGTGCTTTgagctttctgctgtgtttcctCGAGCCAGgcagcacatttatttttggcTGTAGTGCATGGTGTGCCTTTCCGCTTCCTGGTAACGAGCAAGAAGTTGTGCAGTGCATCGAATGGGATGGTTTGGCTCACTTGATTCCCTCTCTCCTGGTGGCACACGGCTTGCTTGGTTTAGCAGTTGGAAGGTTCCTTTCTCCAGCACGTAGGAGGGTGTTTTGAGTGAGGCATCTTGGTATTTTCACCCACAGCCAAGCACTGTTAACTCCCACcgtccccccctgccccttcccttcAACAACTGCCAGTTTCCTCCTTTCTGTAGCTCTGACTTcaccccttccttcctcttcctccctatCCAACACTTACATCCCTGGCCACACAGAGCTGTCATGGTGACATGTAAGTCTAGGCTTCGGATCTGCCAGCTGATCTCTTCCAATTTCCAATTTAGATGTGTCAGCCTGTCTTTGCGCTACGTGGCTGAATTTTGAGAAGCTGCTTGTAGAAGTGACGTGATGTATGATGGCACTAAGGGTATTGGGTTTGCCTCTTAAGGCGGGGTGGGCTAGGGGCCAGGGCTGTAACGTGGGTGGGTGAGGTGAGCACAGCTCTCTTGTGTAGAGGCACATTGCTTGTAAAAATGAGAATGGAAACTCTGGCCCCCAGAAAAGTGCCTGGATGAGCACCTGGGTCCCTGTTTCCACAGCCGTTATGGCTGGTTTTGCACTTCCCTGCAGCCTTCCCCCAAAGGCTCTTAGACAACTGTCGGTGCgtcttctccctctgctccctctcaTCCTGTGAACTGAATGCTTGCCATGCTCaccctgctctcctctctctcgCAGTGGATGGATTGCAGCGCTGTCTGAGCTGCACGGGAACCTGGCCGTGACGGTTATAATGATGGTGGTGGCAGGGTTCTTCACGCTGTGTGCGGTTCTCTCACTCTTCCTCCTGAAGCAGGTGAGTGGCTCGGAGGCAAGGTGTGACTTTGGCTGAATCGCAGAGCCACAGATCAGGCTGCTCCTAGGGTATCCTGAGGTTGCCACCTCCTCTCATCTCTCTGGGGATTAGCTTGCTTTTGAAGGTGTAATTGGGGCACTGTCAGGTCAAGAGCTTTTAATGGAAGTAATTTTGCTTGTGCTTCCTGTATTGATGCCACATTGCTTGAACACTAAGGGGACTTGCAGGTGGGAAAGTAGCctttggggagggaagaggatgCACAAGTGCTTCAGTAAGGCATGCCATTAACCGTGCATGTTAGAATAAAGGAGAGTGTAGCAAGGTGTGCTGCATCAGCTGCCATCCAAAGACAACCAGCGAGGTCCCAAATGTCACCTTACTGAACACCGACATCAAACTTGCACCTCCCTTTACCTTGAGTGTGTCCGGAGCTGGCTGAGCAGAGGTGGCCGTTGCTTTGTTTGGCTTTCCAGGGCCTTACAATCACTGCTACCACAGTGTTGTGGGACTTCTGAAAGCCTGGTGGGATCGAAACAAGCACCTTCCTGCTGGCTCCCAGCCACAAgccccccttccttcctctgatCGACTGTGTGAGGGTTGTATTTCTGCAATTAACAGCAGAAATGTAGCTTTGGGGAAGGCAAGGACAGGCTGAACTGGTCCTGTTCCCATTGCTTCCTCCTCATGTTCTCCTAAATTGTGTCTTGAAGGAAATACCTGATGCTTGTAGTTGTGGGCACCTTCAGGTCCTGCTCTGCAAGTATCTGTAAATGCAGGGGCTAAGTGTCCATACCGTCACAGTGCGGAGAGCGGGGTTTCTGGTCTGATGCCTGCCATTTGGCTGAGAGCTCCGCGTTTTATGACAACTGAGGGTCTCCTGAAATCCACAGCATCACGTGCTGGGTGAGGTGGAAGCCAGTGGCTCCGGCCCATCCTCTCTAGCTGCTAAGAGAGCTGCTTAGCAATAGGGCCGAGGAAAAGCAAGCTGGCAAGCAAGGTGTGTGCAGCGAGCTCACGACTGCATGCTgattttgtgttgttttccgctctctctctgttttccagGTGCATTCCCTGTATCGGCGCACGGGAGCCAGTTTCCAAAGGGCCCAGGAAGAGTTTTCCCAAGGAATCCTCACCAACAGGGGCTTCCAGaatgcagctgctggggtggcCTCCTCAGCTGCACAGAGTGCTTTCCGGGGAAACTAGCCCTTCCTGGGGCTGCCACCCCCTCGCTTCCTCTGCCATTGTCAccccaacctttttttttttttttttttttcccctgaagatGCACTTTTTGGGAGTACCATGTTAGCTCTGTGATGCCGACTCCAGATGAGAAGAGGTCTGTTTTTTTAGCTTCAGCTGGCCTACATTTATGACTATTAGTTTTCCCTGTCTTGTTTTAGGGTGTGGGGAGATAGGGGAGACATTCTCTGAAGCAAATACCTTTCTCTGTCCAGGACATACGGagcatttgtttctcttcctctccttgcCCTGCCTGTAGCAGGAAGGCAAGGGGAAgggctttttgatttttttttttcctctcttctatTGGCCTTTGCTATGAAGAATTTGATTATCTGCTGTTTtggagggtggggtgggggtggttgtAACTTGCATGTAGTTTATGTTGTTAATTTTAAGAGCAGAAACTGTACTTTTGGTTTATTACACTTAAACAATGCTGCATTTTGACCTCTTAACTGCTCGGCTGCCTGAGAGTTGGGGTAATGTGGCATGAATTAAAacctgggagcagggctgggttgGAGAAGGGAGGAAACACCTTTCTCCTTGTCCCTCTGTGGCAGATACCCCCCTCTGCTTCCACAAGGATCCTGCAGAGATCATGGCCCTCGGGGCTCCTGTGCCCTTTGGGCAGCAGCCCAAGGCATGGAGAGGGGGAGAAGCCATCAGTGGGGGGCCGAGTCTTCACCGCGGCCTTAAaccagggaagggagggggaagaaggatCGCCCGACTCGCTGGCTGCGCTGCTCCAGCGGCACCGAGGACGCCAGTTCTGCCAGCGACGTCCCTCGCCGGCTAACCTTGAGAGCCTGCCAGGCGAGAGCATGAATGAATCTTTCTCCAGGGACAgctccctgccttcctccttctcctcctctgcccaaggtttggggtgtgtgtgcagctctgggagctgtgcccagcatccctggggtgtggggcagggcCTGATGGTGTGGTGGGGGCTGTgcgctgcagccccccagctctccctccatccatccatccatccatggGTTTACTTGCAGACTTGACCTCGTGCAGCCCCtgtcctctgcctgcccagcagcgGGGGTCGCGGTGTGTACCCGCATCCTGCGggggcagtgggtgctgggggggggggggggaggctgcccactgccctcccagccccctTGGCCACACACCAGTGGGCTCACACACCCTTCCTCCGGGGGTACTGGGGTGGGTTTTGCTGCGTCTGAtcttttcatgtaaaaa
Encoded proteins:
- the SCAMP2 gene encoding secretory carrier-associated membrane protein 2, which codes for MSGFDTNPFADPVDINPFQDPSVTQLTNTSQSGLDEFNPFSENSQLTNAARTTPAVQPSGHSQPAVLQTSVEPTPQAVAAAAQAGLLQQQAELERKAAELEKKERELQSNAASINPRQNNWPPLPKKCPIKPCFYQDFSADIPADYQRICKMLYYLWMLHSITLLLNLLACLAWFTVESERGVDFGLSILWFVLFTPCAFLCWYRPIYKAFRSDSSFSFFVFFFIFFCQIAIYIIQAVGIPGWGDSGWIAALSELHGNLAVTVIMMVVAGFFTLCAVLSLFLLKQVHSLYRRTGASFQRAQEEFSQGILTNRGFQNAAAGVASSAAQSAFRGN